The following coding sequences lie in one Arachis stenosperma cultivar V10309 chromosome 5, arast.V10309.gnm1.PFL2, whole genome shotgun sequence genomic window:
- the LOC130981248 gene encoding U-box domain-containing protein 35-like: MMNHGKRVVAVAIENNKTSQSAAKWAVDNILPKDQDLLLIHVKQRSSSDNSRSPLRSYEMKEGTDRPHDKESKELFESFRVFCNRKNVHFKEILLEDTDISKALVESVTTYSIELLVLGAASRSGLARFRMSDVPSTVSKAVPSFCTVYIISKGKISSVKTATVLLSPKPASQNKIHSSLAQRAERPRNLTLPRHVSGGYQSLDFDEISMLPAGSFPDKHAYARRNRGSDEAISPYETKRRNYAPNNVPEDCDISFVASAKPSVDRLFPSLYSDDYFDGTRSRSRSPQESGQKSFMCDDYSFTSLSSPTENEEMEAEVRKLKLELKQTMEMYSSARKEALTAKEKAMELQRWKKEEKRKMEDLQISEGAALASPGGEKEKDQKMAESEAQKKISPDKTSPREAPQMKRGLEPLGVGTAMYRRYSIEEIEEATQKFSAAFKIGEGGYGPVYKGELDHTPVAIKLLRPDATHGREQFNQEVEVLTCIRHPNMVLLLGACPEYGCLVYEYMANGSLDDCLLRRGKLPALPWQLRFQIAAEIATGLLFLHQTKPEPIVHRDLKPGNILLDRNFVSKISDVGLARLVPPSVADAVTQYRLTSTAGTFCYIDPEYQQTGMLGIKSDIYSLGIMLLQIVTARSPMGLAHHVKRAIAKGTLEEVLDPAISDWPMDHTLHFTKLALKCAEMMRKDRPDLGKVVLPELNKLRTFAEENMPPMMMFGRAFSPRPQQ; this comes from the exons ATGATGAATCATGGAAAGCGTGTTGTGGCTGTGGCAATTGAGAATAACAAGACAAGCCAAAGTGCTGCAAAATGGGCAGTGGATAATATTCTTCCAAAGGATCAAGATCTCTTACTCATCCATGTTAAGCAAAGATCATCATCAGATAATAGTCGTTCACCAT TGAGAAGCTATGAGATGAAAGAAGGTACGGATAGACCACATGACAAAGAATCAAAGGAGCTTTTTGAGTCGTTTCGAGTCTTTTGCAACAGAAAGAAT GTACACTTCAAAGAAATTTTGTTAGAGGACACAGATATATCAAAGGCATTAGTAGAAAGTGTTACCACATATTCCATTGAGCTTTTAGTACTTGGGGCAGCATCAAGGAGTGGTCTTGCTAG ATTTAGGATGAGTGATGTTCCAAGCACGGTGTCAAAAGCGGTACCGTCATTCTGCACCGTCTATATAATCTCCAAAGGAAAGATCTCATCCGTTAAAACTGCGACCGTATTACTCTCTCCGAAACCTGCGTCGCAGAATAAGATCCACTCTTCTCTGGCTCAACGTGCTGAGCGACCACGCAACCTCACACTCCCACGACATG TTTCAGGTGGATACCAATCTCTTGATTTTGATGAGATATCAATGCTTCCAG CCGGATCATTTCCAGACAAACACGCATATGCACGCCGTAATCGCGGCAGTGATGAAGCCAT ATCACCATACGAGACAAAAAGAAGAAACTACGCACCAAATAATGTACCTGAAGATTGTGACATATCATTTGTGGCGAGTGCAAAACCAAGTGTTGATAGGCTCTTCCCTTCGTTGTATTCCGATGATTATTTTGATGGAACCAGATCAAGATCAAGATCCCCCCAAGAATCAGGACAGAAATCTTTCATGTGTGATGACTACTCATTCACCTCTCTATCATCGCCAACAGAGAAC GAAGAAATGGAAGCTGAGGTAAGGAAGCTAAAGCTAGAACTGAAGCAGACAATGGAGATGTATAGCTCAGCTCGCAAGGAAGCTCTAACAGCAAAGGAGAAG GCAATGGAGCTTCAACGGtggaaaaaggaagaaaagaggaagatGGAAGACTTACAAATATCGGAAGGAGCGGCATTGGCTAGTCCAGGGGGGGAGAAAGAAAAGGATCAAAAGATGGCAGAGTCTGAAGCACAGAAAAAAATTAGTCCAGATAAAACATCTCCGCGAGAAGCACCACAGATGAAGAGAGGACTAGAACCTCTAGGAGTTGGTACTGCAATGTACCGAAGGTACTCCATTGAGGAAATCGAGGAAGCGACACAAAAGTTCTCAGCAGCTTTCAAGATCGGTGAAGGAGGCTATGGCCCTGTATACAAGGGTGAATTAGATCACACACCGGTTGCAATAAAACTTTTGAGGCCAGATGCAACTCACGGAAGGGAACAATTTAATCAAGAG GTTGAAGTGTTAACTTGTATAAGGCATCCAAACATGGTTCTCCTCCTCGGAGCATGCCCAGAGTATGGTTGCTTAGTGTATGAGTACATGGCTAATGGGAGCTTGGACGATTGCCTCCTCCGACGAGGGAAGTTACCGGCTCTTCCTTGGCAGCTAAGGTTCCAAATTGCTGCAGAGATAGCCACAGGCCTCCTATTCCTTCACCAGACAAAGCCAGAGCCCATTGTACACCGCGACTTGAAGCCAGGAAACATTTTGCTAGACCGGAATTTCGTGAGCAAGATCAGTGATGTTGGGCTAGCCAGGCTTGTCCCTCCTTCGGTTGCAGACGCCGTCACTCAGTATCGTTTGACATCAACAGCTGGAACATTTTGTTACATTGACCCTGAGTACCAACAGACTGGCATGCTTGGAATCAAGTCTGATATTTACTCACTCGGGATCATGCTTCTCCAAATTGTGACAGCTAGGTCACCAATGGGTTTGGCTCATCATGTTAAGAGGGCCATTGCCAAAGGGACTTTGGAAGAGGTGCTTGATCCAGCTATTTCTGACTGGCCAATGGACCACACCTTGCATTTCACCAAACTCGCCTTGAAATGCGCCGAAATGATGAGAAAAGATAGACCTGATCTTGGGAAAGTTGTCTTACCTGAGCTCAATAAACTTAGGACATTTGCTGAAGAAAACATGCCTCCTATGATGATGTTTGGAAGAGCCTTCTCTCCAAGACCACAACAATGA
- the LOC130980871 gene encoding uncharacterized protein LOC130980871 isoform X2, with protein sequence MENSNSNSNSSKQQKNRNRMMMLEGGVVGLGIVAAMSITKNNSISTHNTDIVSSAKAAANFRGINTKNNGLFFASTFSKIGSHFVSPSSYFLNSCNLCNKYLHGVDIFIGERAFCSAECRETHIRNDDYQEKCLPGVMKPLDCSTSPCSGPPVSLAGVAVA encoded by the exons ATGGAGAATTCTAATTCTAATTCCAACTCGAGcaaacaacaaaagaataggaATAGGATGATGATGTTAGAAGGAGGGGTTGTTGGGTTAGGCATAGTTGCAGCCATGAGTATCACAAAGAACAACTCCATTTCCACTCATAATACTGATATTGTGTCCTCTGCTAAGGCTGCTGCTAACTTTAGGGGTATCAATACCAAAAACAATGGCCTTTTCTTTGCTTCTACCTTCAGTAAGATTGGAAGCCATTTTGTGTCTCCGAGTTCTTACTTTCTCAATTCCTGCAATCTCTGCAACAAGTATCTTCATGGGGTCGACATCTTCAT AGGGGAGAGGGCCTTTTGTAGTGCAGAATGCCGTGAGACACACATCAGAAACGATGATTACCAAGAGAAGTGCTTGCCTGGTGTGATGAAGCCACTTGATTGCTCCACGTCTCCCTGCTCTGGTCCTCCTGTTTCTTTGGCTGGTGTTGCTGTAGCATGA
- the LOC130980871 gene encoding FCS-Like Zinc finger 15-like isoform X1: MENSNSNSNSSKQQKNRNRMMMLEGGVVGLGIVAAMSITKNNSISTHNTDIVSSAKAAANFRGINTKNNGLFFASTFSKIGSHFVSPSSYFLNSCNLCNKYLHGVDIFMYRGERAFCSAECRETHIRNDDYQEKCLPGVMKPLDCSTSPCSGPPVSLAGVAVA, encoded by the exons ATGGAGAATTCTAATTCTAATTCCAACTCGAGcaaacaacaaaagaataggaATAGGATGATGATGTTAGAAGGAGGGGTTGTTGGGTTAGGCATAGTTGCAGCCATGAGTATCACAAAGAACAACTCCATTTCCACTCATAATACTGATATTGTGTCCTCTGCTAAGGCTGCTGCTAACTTTAGGGGTATCAATACCAAAAACAATGGCCTTTTCTTTGCTTCTACCTTCAGTAAGATTGGAAGCCATTTTGTGTCTCCGAGTTCTTACTTTCTCAATTCCTGCAATCTCTGCAACAAGTATCTTCATGGGGTCGACATCTTCATGTACAG AGGGGAGAGGGCCTTTTGTAGTGCAGAATGCCGTGAGACACACATCAGAAACGATGATTACCAAGAGAAGTGCTTGCCTGGTGTGATGAAGCCACTTGATTGCTCCACGTCTCCCTGCTCTGGTCCTCCTGTTTCTTTGGCTGGTGTTGCTGTAGCATGA